In one window of Pseudomonas putida DNA:
- a CDS encoding sulfite exporter TauE/SafE family protein, giving the protein MDPLYLIALGACVAGFVQGLSGFAFGMVAMSFWAWGLEPRLAASLTVFGSLTGQLIAVFTVRRGFSWRLLWPFVLGGLAGIPLGVWVLPYLDMLWFKAVFGTLLVLWCPLMLLAPRLPRVPGNRLADGAVGMVGGVLGGIGGFTGTVPTLWCTVRGFDRDTQRAVIQNFNLSMLAVTMLTYLGTGVVTSAMLPWFGVVALAMLIPTVLGTRVYLGISEAAFRRLVLGLLTLSGIAMLVASVPVLLGR; this is encoded by the coding sequence ATGGACCCGCTCTACCTCATCGCTCTGGGCGCTTGTGTCGCCGGTTTCGTCCAGGGGCTTTCCGGTTTTGCCTTCGGCATGGTCGCCATGTCGTTCTGGGCCTGGGGCCTGGAGCCACGCCTGGCGGCGTCGCTCACGGTGTTCGGCAGCCTCACCGGGCAGTTGATTGCGGTGTTCACCGTTCGCCGCGGTTTCAGTTGGCGGTTGCTCTGGCCCTTCGTGTTGGGTGGGCTTGCGGGCATCCCGCTGGGTGTGTGGGTACTGCCCTACCTGGACATGCTCTGGTTCAAGGCAGTGTTCGGCACCCTGCTGGTGCTGTGGTGCCCACTGATGCTGCTGGCGCCGCGCCTGCCCAGGGTGCCGGGCAATCGCCTGGCGGACGGTGCGGTGGGTATGGTTGGCGGTGTGCTCGGTGGCATCGGTGGTTTCACCGGCACCGTACCGACCTTGTGGTGCACGGTGCGCGGCTTTGACCGCGACACCCAGCGCGCGGTCATTCAGAACTTCAACCTGTCGATGCTGGCGGTGACCATGCTCACTTACCTGGGCACCGGTGTGGTGACCTCGGCGATGCTGCCCTGGTTCGGCGTGGTCGCCCTGGCCATGCTGATCCCTACGGTACTGGGCACGCGGGTCTACCTGGGCATCAGCGAAGCGGCGTTTCGCCGGCTGGTGCTGGGGCTGCTGACCTTGTCGGGGATAGCCATGCTGGTGGCGTCGGTGCCGGTGTTGCTGGGGCGCTGA
- the codA gene encoding cytosine deaminase codes for MNIINARLRGKTGLFRIELDGDRIAAIEPQNAAVALSNAADIDAAQNLVIPPFIEPHIHLDATLTAGEPRWNMSGTLFEGIECWAERKAITTHEDIKARAKKTIGALVDHGIQHVRTHVDVTDPTLVALKAMVEVREEVRHLVDLQIVAFPQEGIESYANGRELMTEAVALGADVVGGIPHFENTRDQGVSSVKFLMDLAERTGCLVDVHCDETDDPQSRFLEVLAEEARVRNMGERVTASHTVAMGSYDNAYCYKLFRLLKMSGINFVSCPTESIHLQGRFDNFPKRRGVTRVAELDRAGMNVCFGQDSIVDPWYPLGNGNILRILEAGLHICHMLGYEDLQRALDLITDNSARTLNLGERYGIEVGRPANLLVLSAPDDYEMIRSQGYALVSVRGGKVLMRRTPAQVERFA; via the coding sequence ATGAATATCATCAACGCCCGCCTGCGCGGCAAGACCGGCCTGTTCCGGATCGAGCTCGATGGCGATCGCATTGCCGCCATCGAACCCCAGAACGCGGCGGTTGCACTGAGCAACGCTGCGGACATCGATGCGGCGCAGAACCTGGTGATCCCGCCCTTCATCGAGCCGCACATCCACCTCGACGCCACCCTGACCGCCGGCGAGCCGCGCTGGAACATGAGCGGCACGCTGTTCGAGGGTATCGAGTGCTGGGCCGAGCGCAAGGCCATCACCACCCACGAAGACATCAAGGCCCGTGCCAAGAAGACCATTGGCGCATTGGTCGACCACGGCATCCAGCACGTGCGCACCCACGTCGATGTCACCGACCCGACGCTGGTGGCGCTCAAGGCGATGGTCGAGGTGCGCGAAGAGGTCCGGCACTTGGTCGACCTGCAGATCGTCGCCTTCCCCCAGGAGGGAATCGAGTCGTACGCCAACGGTCGCGAACTGATGACCGAAGCGGTCGCGCTGGGCGCCGATGTGGTCGGCGGCATTCCGCATTTCGAGAACACCCGTGACCAGGGTGTGTCGTCGGTCAAGTTCCTGATGGACCTGGCCGAGCGCACCGGTTGCCTGGTGGATGTGCACTGCGACGAAACCGATGACCCGCAGTCGCGCTTTCTCGAAGTACTCGCCGAAGAGGCGCGGGTGCGCAACATGGGCGAGCGCGTCACTGCCAGCCACACCGTGGCCATGGGCTCCTACGACAATGCTTACTGCTACAAGCTGTTCCGCCTGCTGAAGATGTCGGGCATCAACTTCGTGTCCTGCCCGACCGAGAGCATTCACCTGCAAGGGCGTTTCGACAACTTCCCGAAACGCCGTGGCGTGACCCGGGTGGCTGAGCTCGATCGCGCCGGCATGAACGTGTGCTTCGGTCAGGATTCGATCGTCGATCCGTGGTACCCGCTGGGTAATGGCAACATCCTGCGCATCCTTGAAGCGGGCCTGCACATCTGCCACATGCTCGGCTATGAAGACCTGCAGCGGGCGCTGGACCTGATCACCGACAACAGTGCGCGCACCCTGAACCTGGGCGAGCGCTACGGCATCGAAGTGGGGCGTCCCGCGAACTTGCTGGTGCTGTCGGCGCCGGATGACTACGAGATGATCCGTAGCCAGGGATATGCGCTGGTCTCGGTGCGTGGCGGCAAGGTGCTGATGCGCCGTACTCCGGCGCAGGTCGAGCGCTTCGCCTGA
- the glcF gene encoding glycolate oxidase subunit GlcF, with translation MQTNLSEQAKRLPRADEAERILRSCVHCGFCTATCPTYQLLGDELDGPRGRIYLIKLLLEGQPATASIQTHLDRCLSCRNCETTCPSGVEYHNLLDIGRAVVDAQVPRPLGERLLRHGLRLFVPRPALFKALTRTARAFRPLLPKPVRAKLPRHEPALKPRPKVQHARRVLMLEGCVQPALSPNTNAAAARVLDRLGISVIAAREAGCCGAVDYHLDAQARGLARARRNIDAWWPAVEAGAEAIVQTASGCGAFVRDYGHLLAADPAYATKAARISELTRDLVQVLREEPLEQLGIQADQRLAFHCPCTLQHAQKLAGAVESVLQRLGFSLASVPDGHLCCGSAGTYSLTQPLLSRRLRDNRLNALESGNPEVIVTANIGCQHHLDSAGRTPVRHWIELVDEALPNLSRATGANDAADAR, from the coding sequence ATGCAGACCAACCTGAGCGAACAGGCCAAGCGCCTGCCACGGGCCGACGAGGCCGAGCGTATCCTGCGCAGTTGCGTGCACTGTGGCTTCTGCACCGCCACCTGTCCGACCTATCAACTGCTGGGCGATGAGCTGGATGGGCCGCGTGGGCGCATCTACCTGATCAAGCTGCTACTCGAAGGGCAACCGGCCACCGCCAGCATCCAGACTCACCTGGACCGCTGCCTGAGCTGTCGCAACTGCGAGACCACCTGCCCGTCCGGGGTGGAGTATCACAACCTGCTGGACATCGGTCGTGCCGTGGTCGACGCGCAGGTGCCGCGGCCGCTGGGCGAGCGCCTGTTACGCCACGGATTGCGCCTGTTCGTCCCCAGGCCTGCGTTGTTCAAGGCCCTGACCCGCACAGCCAGGGCCTTTCGGCCACTGCTGCCGAAGCCGGTGCGGGCCAAGCTGCCGCGCCATGAGCCTGCACTCAAGCCGCGTCCCAAGGTCCAGCACGCGCGTCGGGTGCTGATGCTCGAAGGATGCGTGCAACCGGCGCTGTCGCCCAACACCAACGCGGCGGCAGCGCGGGTGCTGGATCGCCTGGGGATTTCGGTGATCGCGGCCCGTGAAGCGGGATGTTGTGGCGCCGTGGACTACCACCTCGATGCACAGGCCAGAGGCCTTGCCCGGGCTCGACGCAACATCGACGCCTGGTGGCCGGCGGTAGAAGCCGGCGCCGAAGCCATCGTGCAGACAGCCAGCGGCTGCGGTGCCTTCGTGCGTGACTATGGGCACCTGCTGGCGGCCGATCCGGCCTACGCCACCAAGGCCGCACGCATCAGCGAACTGACCCGGGACCTGGTCCAGGTGTTGCGCGAAGAGCCATTGGAGCAGTTGGGCATCCAGGCTGACCAGCGCCTGGCCTTCCATTGCCCGTGCACGCTGCAGCATGCGCAAAAGCTTGCTGGTGCAGTCGAGAGCGTGCTGCAGCGCCTGGGCTTCAGCCTGGCCTCGGTGCCGGATGGTCATCTGTGCTGTGGTTCGGCGGGTACTTATTCGTTGACCCAGCCGCTGCTGTCACGCCGGTTGCGCGACAACCGTCTGAACGCGTTGGAGAGTGGCAACCCCGAGGTGATCGTCACCGCCAACATCGGTTGCCAGCATCACCTCGACAGCGCTGGCCGAACACCGGTTCGGCACTGGATCGAACTGGTGGACGAGGCGCTGCCGAACCTCAGCCGCGCAACCGGCGCAAACGACGCCGCTGACGCACGATGA
- a CDS encoding Lrp/AsnC family transcriptional regulator encodes MKLDNLDRRILAALQRDARLTNVQLAEEVGLSPSPCLRRVRLLEEAGIIRGYQAQIDRDGVGLGLTVFVGVKVERHTEASSAAFRQAVSALSEVVSCHLVSGESDFLLQVVVPDLRAYERFLMEALLKVPGVTDIRSNFAITTVKEQTGLPLGHLPQAVGEQ; translated from the coding sequence ATGAAACTCGACAACCTTGACCGCCGGATTCTTGCCGCCTTGCAGCGCGACGCACGCCTGACCAATGTGCAACTGGCCGAGGAAGTCGGCCTGTCACCCTCCCCGTGTCTGCGCCGCGTACGCCTGCTGGAAGAGGCCGGAATCATCCGTGGCTATCAGGCACAGATCGACCGCGATGGCGTGGGGCTGGGGTTGACGGTATTCGTTGGGGTGAAGGTGGAGCGGCACACCGAGGCATCGTCGGCCGCCTTTCGCCAGGCGGTCTCGGCGTTGAGCGAAGTGGTCTCATGCCACCTGGTATCGGGCGAGTCGGATTTTCTGCTGCAGGTGGTGGTGCCGGACCTGCGGGCCTATGAGCGGTTCCTGATGGAGGCGCTGCTCAAGGTGCCGGGGGTGACGGACATCCGCAGCAATTTTGCGATTACCACGGTGAAGGAACAGACGGGATTGCCGCTCGGGCACCTGCCACAGGCGGTGGGTGAACAGTGA
- the glcE gene encoding glycolate oxidase subunit GlcE yields MDQDHDASAGLLEQVRQALEQRTPLRIQGSDSKAMLGRPVDGRTLDTRSHRGIVSYDPTELVLTARAGTPLREIEAVLYEAGQMLPFEPPHLGDGATLGGMVAAGLAGPRRPWAGSVRDHLLGTRVITGHGKLLRFGGEVMKNVAGYDLSRLLAGSFGCLGVLTEVSLKVLPRPRTCQSLRLSMDLRQALGELAAWGQQALPITAACHDGDALYLRLEGGEGSVASAAERLGGAVLDNRYWHDLREQRLAFFAADEPLWRLSLPHNSPPLSLPGRQLLDWGGAQRWLKSAASPSVIREAVAGLGGHATLHACHSAGFHPLPEPLLRYQRNLKRQLDPRGIFNPGRLYADI; encoded by the coding sequence ATGGATCAGGATCACGATGCCAGCGCCGGCCTGCTTGAGCAGGTGCGCCAGGCCCTCGAGCAGCGTACGCCATTGCGTATCCAGGGCAGCGACAGCAAAGCCATGCTCGGTCGTCCGGTCGACGGCCGGACCCTCGACACCCGCAGCCATCGCGGCATCGTCAGCTACGACCCCACCGAGCTGGTACTCACGGCACGCGCCGGCACGCCGCTGCGCGAGATCGAGGCTGTGCTGTACGAGGCCGGGCAGATGCTGCCGTTCGAACCACCACACCTGGGCGACGGCGCCACGCTGGGCGGGATGGTCGCGGCCGGGCTGGCAGGGCCACGTCGGCCTTGGGCGGGCTCGGTACGCGACCATCTGCTCGGCACCCGAGTCATCACCGGGCACGGCAAGCTGTTGCGCTTCGGTGGCGAGGTGATGAAGAACGTCGCGGGCTACGACCTGTCGCGCCTGTTGGCCGGGAGTTTCGGCTGCCTGGGGGTATTGACCGAGGTATCGCTGAAGGTGCTGCCGCGACCGCGCACTTGCCAGAGCCTGCGCCTGTCGATGGATCTTCGGCAAGCCCTGGGCGAGCTGGCAGCCTGGGGTCAGCAAGCACTGCCGATCACAGCCGCCTGCCATGACGGCGACGCCCTGTACCTGCGCCTGGAAGGCGGGGAAGGCTCCGTGGCCTCTGCCGCCGAGCGCCTGGGCGGCGCGGTGCTGGACAACCGCTATTGGCATGACCTGCGTGAACAACGCCTGGCCTTCTTCGCCGCTGACGAGCCCCTGTGGCGCCTGTCACTGCCGCATAACAGCCCACCGCTCAGCCTGCCCGGCCGCCAGTTGCTCGACTGGGGTGGCGCCCAACGCTGGTTGAAATCGGCCGCCTCGCCCAGCGTCATCCGCGAAGCCGTCGCAGGCCTCGGCGGCCATGCCACGCTGCATGCCTGCCACAGCGCCGGGTTCCATCCACTGCCCGAGCCATTGCTGCGGTACCAGCGCAACCTCAAGCGACAACTCGATCCTCGCGGCATCTTCAACCCCGGCCGCCTGTATGCCGACATATGA
- the codB gene encoding cytosine permease translates to MSSPGEFPLTEAPQHARKGLLPIAMVLFSFTFFTGTMFAGGKLGMAFNFVDMLWIATIGNTLLAIYAATLAFIASRSGLNTVLMGRFCFGESGSRLSDFLLGFAELGWYAWGTATVAIVLVKLLGLAEGLTIPLMVLFGLGFSITAIIGFKGLDWLSRLSVPLMFVLLVISMVIATRHVGGFEGLMAVVPHEAMSFSAAVTMVFGTFASGATQATNWTRLSRSGRVAVTASVVAFLVGNGLMVVAGAWCAMVYQQADIVEVMMLQGLSFAAVVMLCLNLWTIQGPTIYNVAAATCHLVRSERRRTATLVAAGVGIVLAIGGMYEWLIPFLVLLGSIIPPVGGVIMADFWYRHRGKYPTLASVSLPRYNRAGLFAYAVGAVLAYSSPWVAPLVGIGASALCYIVLLEVGARVRPVAQAKP, encoded by the coding sequence ATGAGCTCACCCGGCGAATTCCCCCTGACCGAAGCCCCCCAGCACGCCCGCAAGGGCCTGCTGCCGATTGCCATGGTCCTGTTCAGCTTCACCTTCTTCACCGGCACCATGTTCGCTGGCGGCAAGCTGGGCATGGCCTTCAATTTCGTCGACATGCTGTGGATTGCCACCATCGGCAACACCTTGCTGGCGATCTATGCGGCAACGCTCGCGTTCATCGCCTCGCGCAGTGGCCTGAACACGGTGCTGATGGGGCGTTTCTGTTTTGGTGAATCGGGCAGCCGGCTCTCCGATTTTCTGCTGGGTTTCGCTGAGCTGGGCTGGTACGCCTGGGGGACGGCGACAGTGGCGATCGTGCTGGTCAAGCTGCTGGGGCTGGCCGAGGGCTTGACCATTCCGCTGATGGTGTTGTTCGGATTGGGCTTCAGCATCACTGCGATCATTGGCTTCAAGGGGCTGGATTGGCTGTCGCGGCTGTCGGTGCCCCTGATGTTCGTGCTACTGGTGATTTCGATGGTCATCGCCACCCGGCACGTGGGCGGTTTCGAAGGACTTATGGCCGTGGTGCCGCACGAGGCGATGAGCTTCTCGGCAGCGGTGACCATGGTCTTCGGCACCTTCGCCAGTGGCGCGACCCAGGCCACCAACTGGACACGCCTGTCGCGCAGTGGCCGGGTGGCGGTCACGGCCAGCGTCGTGGCGTTCCTGGTGGGCAACGGCCTGATGGTGGTGGCAGGCGCCTGGTGCGCGATGGTCTACCAGCAAGCCGACATCGTCGAAGTGATGATGCTGCAGGGCCTGTCGTTCGCCGCCGTGGTGATGCTGTGCCTGAACCTCTGGACCATTCAGGGCCCGACCATCTATAACGTCGCGGCGGCGACCTGCCACCTGGTGCGCAGCGAGCGCCGTCGTACTGCGACGCTGGTGGCGGCCGGCGTGGGCATCGTGCTGGCGATCGGTGGCATGTATGAATGGCTGATTCCATTCCTGGTGCTGCTGGGTTCGATCATTCCGCCGGTCGGCGGGGTGATCATGGCCGACTTCTGGTACCGCCACCGTGGCAAGTATCCGACCCTGGCTTCGGTCAGCCTGCCGCGCTACAACCGCGCCGGCCTGTTCGCCTACGCAGTGGGGGCGGTGCTGGCCTACAGCTCGCCGTGGGTCGCCCCGCTGGTGGGTATCGGTGCTTCGGCGCTGTGCTACATCGTCCTGCTTGAAGTCGGTGCGCGCGTGCGCCCCGTGGCACAGGCCAAGCCGTGA
- a CDS encoding PucR family transcriptional regulator — protein MSLALDELLGLPGLEEMTVRAGARNLQRRVRWPYVAENEGIAEWVMGGELVFVTGINHPRGEANLLSLVEDGDAVGIAGMVILTGGTFIQHIPAAVVERAEQLGLPLIEQPYALKMVVVTHLIGTALVQMGQVRRSRDDILGQLLTGDYPSLAIARQRAAHLQLALDEPRRVVALRLSAVDGLFERHRPEQAERLWQNTRQALEEQLEAWCRTVAGAVMAQLPGDLFVLLLPDAPDLRPALAALYRQLAEVTGEMALFMGLSCLAEDCAHYRQALGEARQALEVAQNMRPATGLCDFSELGVLRLLQGIADRSLIDNFVAQTLGPLIEAGRKHPYALVHTLDVLLKENGNGAQAAQRLGVHRNTIIQRIQRIEQLSGQSLDDSLFRMNASVALLIWRMSESQGKE, from the coding sequence GTGAGCCTGGCACTCGATGAGCTGCTGGGGCTGCCCGGTCTCGAAGAGATGACCGTGCGGGCCGGTGCACGCAACCTGCAGCGGCGGGTGCGCTGGCCTTACGTGGCGGAGAACGAAGGCATTGCCGAATGGGTGATGGGCGGCGAACTGGTGTTCGTCACCGGTATCAACCATCCGCGTGGCGAGGCCAACCTGCTGAGCCTGGTGGAGGATGGCGATGCTGTCGGTATTGCCGGCATGGTGATCCTCACCGGCGGCACCTTCATCCAGCACATCCCGGCGGCGGTGGTCGAGCGTGCCGAACAGTTGGGGCTGCCGCTGATCGAGCAGCCCTACGCCTTGAAGATGGTGGTGGTCACCCACCTGATCGGCACGGCGCTGGTGCAGATGGGCCAGGTGCGGCGCTCGCGTGACGACATTCTCGGCCAGCTGTTGACCGGCGACTACCCGAGCCTGGCCATTGCCCGCCAGCGCGCTGCACACCTGCAGCTGGCGCTGGACGAGCCCCGCCGTGTGGTCGCGCTGCGGCTGTCGGCGGTCGATGGCCTGTTCGAGCGGCATCGACCGGAGCAGGCCGAACGCCTGTGGCAGAACACCCGTCAGGCGCTCGAAGAGCAACTGGAGGCCTGGTGCCGCACGGTTGCGGGGGCGGTCATGGCGCAATTGCCAGGTGACCTCTTCGTGCTGCTGCTGCCCGACGCACCGGACTTGCGCCCAGCGCTCGCAGCCTTGTATCGGCAACTGGCCGAGGTGACCGGCGAGATGGCGCTGTTCATGGGCCTGTCGTGCCTGGCCGAAGACTGCGCCCACTACCGTCAGGCCTTGGGCGAGGCGCGCCAGGCTCTCGAAGTAGCACAGAACATGCGCCCGGCTACTGGCCTGTGCGATTTCAGCGAGCTGGGTGTGTTGCGCCTGCTGCAGGGGATTGCCGACCGTTCGCTGATCGACAACTTCGTCGCCCAGACCCTCGGCCCGCTGATCGAAGCCGGGCGCAAGCATCCCTACGCCCTGGTGCACACCCTCGATGTACTGCTCAAGGAAAACGGCAACGGCGCCCAGGCGGCGCAACGCCTGGGCGTACACCGCAACACCATCATCCAGCGTATTCAACGCATCGAGCAGTTGAGCGGACAGTCGCTCGATGACTCGCTTTTCCGCATGAATGCTTCCGTCGCGCTGCTGATCTGGCGCATGAGCGAAAGCCAAGGCAAGGAGTAA
- a CDS encoding LysE family translocator, whose product MANLELFIGALVAVCLVPGADMVLVLHTSSTQGRAYAVATAVGLAIARAVHVTLAALGLAVLLKTVGWAFELVRVVGVVYLIWLGLRIARAPSLVPDLNGADMPVARRAYGTAVWRGLLTNISNPKALLFCSVLLPQFIDASVGEVGGQFLLLGVVLVIVGLLFDLFYALIGAALGYWMARNPKVEVVQRWTFASLLIGFGLRLALIGRPQ is encoded by the coding sequence ATGGCGAATCTGGAGCTGTTCATTGGCGCGCTGGTCGCGGTGTGCCTGGTCCCGGGGGCGGACATGGTGCTGGTGCTGCACACCTCGAGTACCCAGGGCCGCGCTTATGCAGTAGCGACCGCAGTAGGCCTTGCGATTGCGCGAGCGGTACACGTGACCCTGGCTGCATTGGGGCTGGCGGTACTGCTCAAGACGGTCGGTTGGGCCTTCGAGCTGGTACGCGTGGTGGGCGTGGTGTACCTGATCTGGCTGGGGCTGCGCATCGCTCGTGCGCCCAGCCTGGTGCCTGATCTCAACGGTGCAGACATGCCAGTGGCTCGACGCGCGTACGGCACGGCGGTGTGGCGTGGGCTGCTGACCAATATCAGCAATCCCAAGGCGTTGTTGTTCTGTTCGGTCCTGCTACCGCAGTTCATCGATGCCAGTGTTGGCGAGGTCGGTGGGCAGTTCTTGCTGCTGGGTGTGGTGCTGGTGATCGTCGGGCTGTTGTTCGACCTGTTCTACGCCCTGATCGGCGCTGCACTGGGCTACTGGATGGCGCGCAATCCGAAGGTCGAGGTGGTGCAGCGCTGGACCTTCGCCAGCCTGTTGATCGGTTTTGGCCTGCGCCTGGCGTTGATCGGTCGTCCGCAGTGA
- the glcD gene encoding glycolate oxidase subunit GlcD: protein MNILYDERLDGALSTVDKAALLDTLRSALPDLDILHTEQDLRPYECDGLSAYRVVPLLVVLPQRLEQVQALLKICHTHQVPVVARGAGTGLSGGALPLAQGILLVMARFNRILEINPAGRFARVQPGVRNLAISQAAAPHGLYYAPDPSSQIACSIGGNVAENAGGVHCLKYGLTVHNLLKVEVLTIEGEYLTLGSDALDAPGFDLLALFTGSEGLLGIVTEVTVKLLPKPQVARVLLASFDSVEKAARAVADIIGAGIIPAGLEMMDNLSLRAAEDFIHAGYPAEAAAILLCELDGVDADVNDDCLRVEAVLKTAGASEVRLARDEAERVRFWAGRKNAFPAVGRISPDYYCMDGTIPRRALAGVLHGIGELSREYGLRVANVFHAGDGNMHPLILFDANQPGELERAEALGGKILELCVAVGGSITGEHGVGREKINQMCAQFNADELTLFHAVKHAFDPLGLLNPGKNIPTLQRCAEFGAMHVHHGQLPFPDLERF from the coding sequence ATGAACATCCTGTACGACGAGCGCCTGGACGGCGCACTGTCCACGGTCGACAAGGCCGCCCTGCTGGACACCCTGCGCAGCGCCCTGCCCGACCTCGACATCCTGCACACCGAGCAAGACCTGCGCCCCTACGAATGCGACGGCCTCAGCGCCTACCGCGTGGTGCCATTGCTGGTGGTGCTGCCCCAACGCCTGGAACAGGTTCAGGCGTTGCTGAAGATCTGTCACACGCACCAGGTGCCAGTGGTGGCCCGCGGAGCCGGTACCGGCCTGTCGGGCGGAGCTCTGCCGCTGGCGCAGGGGATTCTGCTGGTGATGGCGCGCTTCAATCGCATCCTTGAGATCAATCCAGCAGGTCGCTTCGCCCGTGTCCAACCAGGTGTACGCAACCTTGCGATCTCCCAGGCAGCGGCGCCACACGGTCTTTACTACGCGCCCGATCCCTCGTCGCAGATCGCCTGCTCGATCGGCGGCAATGTCGCGGAAAACGCCGGGGGCGTGCATTGCCTGAAGTACGGCCTGACCGTGCACAACCTGCTCAAGGTCGAAGTCCTCACCATCGAGGGCGAATACCTGACGCTGGGCAGCGATGCCCTGGACGCCCCAGGCTTCGACCTGCTGGCGCTGTTCACCGGCTCCGAAGGCTTGCTGGGCATCGTCACCGAAGTCACCGTCAAGCTGCTGCCCAAGCCACAGGTGGCGCGGGTGTTGCTGGCCAGTTTCGACAGCGTGGAAAAGGCCGCTCGTGCGGTGGCCGACATCATCGGCGCAGGCATCATTCCCGCAGGCCTTGAGATGATGGACAACCTGTCGCTACGGGCCGCCGAAGACTTCATCCACGCAGGCTACCCGGCCGAGGCCGCCGCCATCCTGCTGTGCGAACTCGACGGCGTGGACGCAGACGTGAACGACGACTGCCTGCGCGTCGAGGCCGTGCTCAAGACAGCCGGCGCCAGCGAGGTACGCCTGGCGCGTGACGAGGCTGAGCGCGTGCGCTTCTGGGCAGGCCGCAAGAACGCTTTTCCGGCGGTAGGGCGCATTTCCCCCGACTACTACTGCATGGACGGCACCATCCCGCGCCGGGCACTGGCGGGGGTGCTGCACGGCATCGGCGAGCTGTCGCGCGAGTATGGCTTGCGCGTGGCCAACGTGTTCCATGCCGGCGACGGCAACATGCACCCCTTGATCCTGTTCGACGCCAACCAGCCCGGCGAGCTGGAGCGCGCCGAGGCCCTCGGCGGCAAGATCCTGGAACTGTGCGTGGCGGTGGGCGGCAGCATCACCGGCGAGCACGGCGTGGGACGCGAGAAGATCAACCAGATGTGCGCGCAATTCAACGCCGACGAGCTGACGCTGTTCCATGCGGTCAAGCACGCCTTCGACCCGCTGGGCTTGCTCAACCCTGGCAAGAACATCCCGACCCTGCAGCGCTGCGCCGAATTCGGCGCGATGCACGTGCACCACGGCCAGTTACCCTTCCCCGACCTGGAGCGTTTCTGA